GCGGCGGGGTCGGGGTCGGTTGGTGGGCGGGGTCGCCGGCGGCATCGCCGACCACCTCGGCATCTCGGCGGTCGCGGTGCGTCTCGCCTTCATCGCCGCAGCCTTCGGCGGGGGGCTGGGCGTCGTGCTCTACGCCGTGTTCTGGATCGTGCTTCCCGCCGCGCCCCGCTCGGACGGTCGCCGGGGCATGTCCGCGTTCGAGTACGTCGTCGCCGTCACCGCCGGCCTCGTCGTCCTCGCCACCTCCACGTGGGTGTCGCCCCTCGGCGACCTGTTCATCCCGGCCGCCATCGGCTGCGTCGGCGCTGCCCTGCTGTGGCGCCAGGCCGGTGCGGGACAGCGCGAGCGGTGGCGTGAGCTGTCGCGCACGTCGCTGACCGCGTCGGCCGACGATCGCTGGGGGCTGGCCCGGGTCGTGGTGGGCGTCGCCCTCGTGGTGGTCGGCTGTGCCGCGGCCCTGGCCGGCGCCGACGTCGCCGCGCTCCGCGACGGGCTGCTGGCCGTGGTCATCACCCTCGTCGGGGTGGGGCTGATCACCGGCCCGTGGTGGGTCCGGATGGTGACCGAGCTCGGCGACGAGCGGCGCGAGCGGATCCGGTCGCAGGAGCGGGCCAACCTCGCCGCGCAGCTCCACGACTCGGTGCTCCAGACCCTCGCCCTCATCCAGCGCAACGCCGACTCGCCCCGGGAGGTCACCCGACTCGCCCGCAGCCAGGAGCGCGAGCTGCGGGCCCTGCTCTATCCCGCCGAGGGCGGCCCCGCCGGGAGCGGCTCGACCGCGGCGCCGGGTGCGGCCGGGCGCCTGGGCGACGCCCTCCGCGCCGCCGCCGCGGAGGTGGAGGACGCGTACGCCGTCACCGTCGACGTGGTGGTCGTCGGCGACCTCGACCTCGACGAGCGGTTCCAGGCCCTGATGGCCGCGGCGCGCGAGGCCATGGCCAACGCCGCCCGCCACGCCGGCGTCGACACGCTGTCGGTCTACGCCGAGGTCGAGCCCACCTCGGTGGTCGCCTACGTGCGCGACCGGGGCTGCGGGTTCGACCTCGACGCCGTCGCGCCGGACCGCCAAGGCGTACGGGGTTCGATCGTCGACCGCATGGAGCGACACGGTGGTGAGGCGACCGTCGAGTCCTCGACGGGCGCGGGCACCGAGGTGACCGTCAGGATGCCCCGATGACCATCCGCGTGTTCCTCGTCGACGACCACGCCATGTTCCGAGCCGGCGTGCGGGCGGGCCTCGGCGACGGGGTCGAGGTGGTGGGGGAGGCCGGCACCGTGCCCGAGGCCGTGACCGGTATCGGGGCCACCGAGCCCGACGTGGTGCTGCTCGACGTGCACCTCCCCGCCGGGGGTGGACCAGCGGTGATCGCCGGCGTCCGCGCCGCCGCCGCGTCGTCGGCATCGGGGTCGGCGAACGAGGAGCACCCCCGGTTCCTCGCGCTGTCGGTGTCCGACGCGCCCGAGGACGTCGTCACCGTCATCCGCGCCGGCGCCCGCGGCTACGTCACCAAGGCCATCTCGGCGGCGGAGCTCACGGCCGCCATCGAGCGGGTGGCCGAGGGCGACGTGGTCTTCAGCCCGCTGCTCGCCGGCTTCGTGATCGACGCGTTCCGGGCCACGCCGACGGTGGCGCCCACCGACCCCGAGCTCGACCTGCTCACCCCGCGTGAGCTCGAGGTCATGCGCCTGCTGGCCCGCGGCTACGCCTACAAGGAGATCGCCGCCGAGCTCTACATCGGCACCAAGACCGTCGAGACCCACGCCTCGAACGTCCTGCGCAAGCTCCAGCTCTCCAACCGCCACCAGCTCACCCGGTGGGCCGCCGAGCGCCGCATGCTCTGACCGCGGCCGGGAGCGCCGACGCCGCTCAGGTGTGCAGCGGGGACTGGAGGGGCTGATGGCCCCACTCGCTGATGCGGTCGTAGCGGCGGTCGTCGGTCCAGGGCTCGTCGACGGTGCGCCCGCCGTAGCCGAACTCGAGCTGGAAGCCCGCCGGCGTCACCACGTAGAAGCTGAACATCTGGTCGTTGTCGTGCTTGCCGAGGGCGTTGGCGATGGGCAGGCCGGCGGCCCAGGCCCGGTCGAAGGCCCTGCCCACGTTGTCCTGCGACACGGTCTCGACCATGACGTGGTGCATCTTCTGGGGCAGCGCCATCCCGAGGGTGCCGAGGGCCAGGGTGTGGTGCCGCGGGTTGCAGTGGTAGAAGCGCACGGTCAGCGGGAGGCCACCCAGGTCGGTCTCGAGCCAGTCCGACTGGGTGAGCCCGAGGGCCTCGCGGGCGAAGGCGTCCGCCTCGTCGAGGTCCTCCACCACGAAGACCACGTGGCCGAACCCGACGCCGTCGGTGACGAAGCCCCCCGGCACGAGGTCGGAGGTGAACGGCTCGGCGGCGGTGGCGAGGCCGTGTACGAGCTCGAAGGGGATGCCCCACGGTGACTCGACCCGGGTGAGGGCGGTCACCCCGCGGGCGGCCAGGGTGGCGGCGTCGCCCTCGGTGACCGTGGCGCCGGCGGCACGGGCCCGGTCGACCGCGGCGGCGTAGGCGGCGGCGTCGGGTGCCTCGATGCCGACGAAGGCGGCGTCGTTGGCCTCACCCTCGCCCACGAGGATGCGGTGGACCCGGTCGTCGTTGCGCCAGGCCGAGCGCCCGTCGGCGGTGCGCTCGCCGCGCACGAGGCCGACGACGTCGGCCAGGAAGTCGTCCATCGCAGCCGGGTCGGCCAGGTCGAGGCCGAGGTAGGCCAGTTCATTGCGGTCCGTGGTCATGACGCCTCCTTGGCGGTGAAGGTGGTGTGCAGCGTGCCGACGCCCTCGACGGTCGAGACCAGTTCATCACCGGGGGCGAGGAAGCGCGGCGGCGTCCGGGACCCGCCGACGCCCGAGGGCGTGCCGGTGAAGATCAGGTCCCCGGGGAGCAGCGGGGTGATCGACGACAGGTGGTGCACCAGCGCGTCGACGGGGAAGATGAGGTCGGAGGTGCGGCTCTTCTGCACCTCCTCGCCGTTGACGGTGCAACCGAGGGCGAGGTCGTCGGGGTCGACCAGCTCGTCGGTGGTGACGACCCACGGGCCGGTCGGGCCGAAGCCGGGGAAGGACTTGCCCAGGCTGAACTGGGGGGCGGGCGGCCGGAGCTGCACCATGCGCTCGGACAGGTCCTGGCCGACGGTGACGCCGGCGACGTGACGCCAGCCCTCGCCGACGGGGACGTCGTGGGCGGGGGTGCCGATCACCACGACGAGCTCGACCTCCCAGTCCACGAACTCGGTCGGCAGGGCGACCGTCGCGACCGGGCCGGTGAGGCAGGTGACGAACTTGGTGAACGTCGGCGGGAAGCCCGGGGGCTCGACGCCGGCCTCGGCGGCGTGGGCGGCGTAGTTCATCCCGATGCCGAACACCTGGCGGGGGCGGGGGACCGGTGGGCCGAGATCGGCGGGCTCGTAGGCCACCGCGATGCCGGTGGCGGTGGCGGCCCAGGCGCGGAACGCCTCCCACTCCTCGTACACGGCCTGGGGGTCGGCGCCGAAGCGGCCCTCGGAGGCCTGCTCGACGTCGATCACCCCGTCGTCGGCGACGAGGACGAGGCGTCCTCGGTGGTTGGCGAGCTTCATGGGTCTCCTCCTGTGGCGACGGACAGACCTTAACCACCGATCTTGGATCTGTAAATCGATTTCTTCTTGACAAATCGGTCTGTGGTGTTCAGAGTCACGTCACCCGAGGGGGAGGAGACCACCCACATGGCCGCTCGCCAGCCCAGTCGCCGAAGCACCAGTCGTCGCACCACCCGCCGCCCTGCCGCGCGTCGGGGCCTGACCGCCGCGGTCGCCGGCTGCGCCGCCGTCCTGGCCCTGGGTGCCTGCGCCTCCGACGGCGCGTCCACCTCGTCGCTCACGGACGACACCGTCGCCACCGACGTCACGGTCACGACGCTGCCGGCGCCCACCGGCGACCCGATCGTCCTGGCCATGGTCAGCCAGGAGTCCGGCCCCGCCGCCATCCCCGACGCCCGCCTCGCCGCCGAGGCCGCCGTCGACTACGTGAACACCGAGCTCGGCGGCGCCGCCGGCCGGCCTCTCCAGCTCGAGACCTGCGTGACCGACGGCTCGCCCGAGCAGTCGTCGGCCTGTGCCAACCAGCTCCTCGAGTCCGACCCGGTCGCGTTCGTGGGCCAGTCCGAGCTCGGCACCTCGGGCAGCGTCCCCATCATCGAGCAGGCGGGCGTGCCCCTCATCGGGCCCGCCGCCGTCACCCCCGAGCTGGTCCTCTCCGAGCAGGCCTACACCGTCGGCCTCGATGCCGTTTCCGGCCCCGCCGGCTGGACCAAGTACCTGGCCACCGAGGGCGGCGCCACCGACCTCGGCGTCATCTACGTCGACATCCCCGCCGCGCCGGTCATCAACTCGACGGTCAGCTCGGTGGCGGAGGCCAACGGCGCCACGGTCGTCGACACGGTGCCGCTCGCGGTGAGCGCCTCCGACGCCTCGTCCCAGATGGCCGCCGCCACCCAGGGCGACCCCGACGCCGTGGTCGCGGTCGTCCCCCAGCAGTTGTGCGTGCCGGTGCTCCAGGCCCACGCCTCGGTGGCGCCCGACGTGCCGCTCCTGGTGCCCGGCATCTGCGCCAGCCCCCAGGTGCTCGACACCGCCGGCGCCGCGGCGACCGACGTGCTCGTCGGCTTCTCGTTCCTGAACCCCTACGAGCCCGAGGCGGACGAGCAGGTCGCCACCTACCGCCGCGTCGTCGACGGCCAGGACGAGGCCGTGCCGCTGTCCGAGTTCGCCAGCAACGCCTTCGCCGGCATCGTCGACCTCAAGACCGTCATCGACGACCTGGGTGCCGAGGGCGTCGACTCGGCGGCACTCGCCGGTGCCTTCGCCGAGGCCCGCGACGTGCCCAACTTCATGGGCCGACCCATCTCCTGCGATCAGCCCATCTCGCTGGCGCCGTCCGTGTGCGTCACCGGCCAGCGCATCCTCCAGGTGCAGGACGGTGAGGTCGTCGACGTCGGCGGCGACTGGTTCGACGGCACCGCCGACATCGACCTCGGGTGACGGCGGCCCTCCGGTGAGCGACCTGGTCCTCTACGCACTGCTGGGCCTCGGCGCCGGCGCGGTCTTCGCGCTGCTCGCCGTCGGTCTGATCGTGCAGTGGCAGGCGTCGAACGTCGTGAACTTCGCCTACGGGGCCATGGCCATGCTGTGCGCCTACTGCTTCTCGGAGCTGCGCACGACGGGCGACCTGGTGCTGCCGGTGATCGGCCTGCCCCACCGGCTCCCGCTGGCGGACGGGGGCCTCGCCCTCGGGCCGGCGCTCGCGATCACCCTGGTCTACGGCGCCCTGCTCGGCGTGGTGGTGCACGCGGCGATCTTCCGCTGGCTCCGCCACGCCCCCGCGCTGGCCAAGGTCGTGGCTTCCATCGGCCTCATGCTCGCCCTCCAGGCGGTAGCGGTCCTGCACTTCGGCACCTCGGCCCGACCGACGCCGCCGGTGTTCGCCGGGGGGAACGTCGAGGTGCTCGGTGCCTCGGTCGGCCAGGACCGCCTCCTCGTGGCCGGCATCGCCGTGCTCCTCGCCGTGGGCCTGACCCTGCTCTACCGCTTCACCCGCTTCGGGGTGGTGACCCGGGCCGCCGCGCAGAACGAGCGGGCGGCGGCGTTGCTCGGTCTCTGGCCCATCCGCAGCGAGGTCGCCAACTGGGCGCTCGCCTCGGCGTTGGCCGCACTCGCGGGCGTACTCGCCGCGCCCATCACCTCGCTGACGCCGAGCACCCTGACGCTGGCCATCGTGCCGGCGCTCGCCGCCGTGCTGGTGGCCGGGCTCTCGTCCTTCCTCGTCGCCGCGGTGGCGGGCCTGGCCATCGGCATCGGCCAGTCGCTGTGCGTGGACGCGGCGACGACGTGGGACTGGTTCCCCCAGCAGGGCGTGGCCGAGGTCCTGCCCTTCCTCGTGATCGTCGGCGCCATGCTGGTGCGGGGCGCGGGCCTGCCCACCCGGGGCGAGTCCTCCGAGGGCCGGCTGCCCCG
The genomic region above belongs to Acidimicrobiales bacterium and contains:
- a CDS encoding PspC domain-containing protein, coding for MGGVAGGIADHLGISAVAVRLAFIAAAFGGGLGVVLYAVFWIVLPAAPRSDGRRGMSAFEYVVAVTAGLVVLATSTWVSPLGDLFIPAAIGCVGAALLWRQAGAGQRERWRELSRTSLTASADDRWGLARVVVGVALVVVGCAAALAGADVAALRDGLLAVVITLVGVGLITGPWWVRMVTELGDERRERIRSQERANLAAQLHDSVLQTLALIQRNADSPREVTRLARSQERELRALLYPAEGGPAGSGSTAAPGAAGRLGDALRAAAAEVEDAYAVTVDVVVVGDLDLDERFQALMAAAREAMANAARHAGVDTLSVYAEVEPTSVVAYVRDRGCGFDLDAVAPDRQGVRGSIVDRMERHGGEATVESSTGAGTEVTVRMPR
- a CDS encoding response regulator transcription factor, yielding MTIRVFLVDDHAMFRAGVRAGLGDGVEVVGEAGTVPEAVTGIGATEPDVVLLDVHLPAGGGPAVIAGVRAAAASSASGSANEEHPRFLALSVSDAPEDVVTVIRAGARGYVTKAISAAELTAAIERVAEGDVVFSPLLAGFVIDAFRATPTVAPTDPELDLLTPRELEVMRLLARGYAYKEIAAELYIGTKTVETHASNVLRKLQLSNRHQLTRWAAERRML
- a CDS encoding VOC family protein, whose product is MTTDRNELAYLGLDLADPAAMDDFLADVVGLVRGERTADGRSAWRNDDRVHRILVGEGEANDAAFVGIEAPDAAAYAAAVDRARAAGATVTEGDAATLAARGVTALTRVESPWGIPFELVHGLATAAEPFTSDLVPGGFVTDGVGFGHVVFVVEDLDEADAFAREALGLTQSDWLETDLGGLPLTVRFYHCNPRHHTLALGTLGMALPQKMHHVMVETVSQDNVGRAFDRAWAAGLPIANALGKHDNDQMFSFYVVTPAGFQLEFGYGGRTVDEPWTDDRRYDRISEWGHQPLQSPLHT
- a CDS encoding fumarylacetoacetate hydrolase family protein; this encodes MKLANHRGRLVLVADDGVIDVEQASEGRFGADPQAVYEEWEAFRAWAATATGIAVAYEPADLGPPVPRPRQVFGIGMNYAAHAAEAGVEPPGFPPTFTKFVTCLTGPVATVALPTEFVDWEVELVVVIGTPAHDVPVGEGWRHVAGVTVGQDLSERMVQLRPPAPQFSLGKSFPGFGPTGPWVVTTDELVDPDDLALGCTVNGEEVQKSRTSDLIFPVDALVHHLSSITPLLPGDLIFTGTPSGVGGSRTPPRFLAPGDELVSTVEGVGTLHTTFTAKEAS
- a CDS encoding ABC transporter substrate-binding protein → MAARQPSRRSTSRRTTRRPAARRGLTAAVAGCAAVLALGACASDGASTSSLTDDTVATDVTVTTLPAPTGDPIVLAMVSQESGPAAIPDARLAAEAAVDYVNTELGGAAGRPLQLETCVTDGSPEQSSACANQLLESDPVAFVGQSELGTSGSVPIIEQAGVPLIGPAAVTPELVLSEQAYTVGLDAVSGPAGWTKYLATEGGATDLGVIYVDIPAAPVINSTVSSVAEANGATVVDTVPLAVSASDASSQMAAATQGDPDAVVAVVPQQLCVPVLQAHASVAPDVPLLVPGICASPQVLDTAGAAATDVLVGFSFLNPYEPEADEQVATYRRVVDGQDEAVPLSEFASNAFAGIVDLKTVIDDLGAEGVDSAALAGAFAEARDVPNFMGRPISCDQPISLAPSVCVTGQRILQVQDGEVVDVGGDWFDGTADIDLG